Proteins co-encoded in one endosymbiont 'TC1' of Trimyema compressum genomic window:
- a CDS encoding amino acid ABC transporter ATP-binding protein — protein MIIEVRNLHKKFGHLRVLKGVDMSVEKGEVLVIIGPSGSGKSTLLRCLNQLEHHEEGEILYEGQPVGLHYIKEKNTYKEVPKRDIIAIRKRMGMVFQRFNLFPQKTVIENVMEGPSVVLKEKKEKTILEARKLLDKVGLLEKEKEFPGNLSGGQQQRVAIARALAMHPDVMLFDEPTSALDPELVGGVLEVMKELALEGMTMVVVTHEMGFAEEVADRVIFMDDGVIVETGTPEAIFDYPKEERTKLFLSKVLR, from the coding sequence ATGATTATTGAAGTAAGAAATCTCCATAAAAAATTTGGACACTTAAGGGTTTTGAAAGGTGTCGATATGTCAGTAGAAAAGGGAGAGGTTCTTGTTATTATTGGACCTTCAGGCAGTGGTAAAAGTACACTTTTACGTTGCCTTAACCAACTTGAACACCATGAAGAAGGGGAAATTCTTTATGAGGGACAGCCAGTTGGTCTCCATTATATTAAAGAAAAGAATACATATAAGGAAGTTCCTAAAAGAGATATTATTGCCATTCGCAAAAGAATGGGGATGGTTTTTCAACGATTCAATTTGTTTCCCCAAAAAACAGTAATTGAAAATGTTATGGAAGGACCGTCAGTTGTATTAAAAGAAAAGAAAGAAAAGACTATACTTGAAGCTAGAAAGTTGTTGGATAAAGTCGGTTTACTAGAAAAGGAAAAAGAATTTCCTGGTAACCTTTCTGGCGGGCAACAACAAAGGGTCGCTATTGCTAGAGCATTAGCCATGCATCCTGATGTAATGCTTTTTGATGAGCCTACTAGTGCACTGGATCCAGAATTAGTTGGAGGGGTATTAGAAGTTATGAAAGAGTTAGCTCTTGAAGGCATGACTATGGTGGTTGTAACTCATGAAATGGGTTTTGCCGAAGAAGTAGCTGACCGTGTGATTTTTATGGATGATGGTGTTATTGTTGAAACTGGTACGCCAGAAGCTATTTTTGATTATCCTAAAGAAGAAAGAACAAAACTATTTTTAAGTAAAGTTTTAAGGTGA
- the murI gene encoding glutamate racemase: protein MAIGVFDSGIGGITVVKEIRKQLPDEKIIYFGDTKRVPYGGKDKEELINLSEQIVAFLIREGADVIIDACNTTSALALPYLQEKHTVPIVGVLVPGADSASKVTKGKVGVMGTEATIKSGCYDVAIKAQEKSTEVVSIHCPKLVGFIEDGDLNSSYLKRVLRDYLNPLFLANCDTLVLGCTHYPFLSDTIYELIGDSMTLINPAVAAVNELKAYESSREGEDICYISGDYHSFYSALTALYPDHGFEKIVTYDPIEE, encoded by the coding sequence ATGGCAATAGGAGTATTTGATTCAGGCATTGGAGGCATTACAGTAGTAAAGGAAATTAGAAAACAATTGCCTGACGAAAAAATAATATATTTTGGCGATACAAAAAGAGTTCCTTATGGAGGAAAAGATAAAGAAGAATTAATTAATTTGTCTGAGCAGATTGTAGCTTTTTTAATTAGAGAGGGAGCCGATGTGATTATTGATGCCTGTAATACAACCTCGGCATTGGCATTACCTTATTTACAAGAAAAGCATACAGTACCAATTGTAGGGGTTTTAGTTCCAGGCGCTGATAGTGCTAGCAAAGTTACTAAAGGTAAAGTAGGTGTCATGGGTACGGAAGCAACTATAAAAAGTGGTTGTTATGATGTAGCCATTAAAGCTCAAGAAAAATCAACGGAAGTAGTTTCTATACATTGTCCAAAGCTTGTAGGATTTATTGAAGATGGTGATTTAAATTCATCTTATTTAAAACGCGTTTTACGAGACTATTTAAATCCTCTATTTTTAGCCAACTGTGACACATTAGTGTTAGGCTGCACCCATTATCCTTTTTTAAGCGATACTATTTATGAACTGATTGGAGATTCAATGACTTTAATTAATCCAGCAGTAGCAGCTGTTAATGAATTAAAGGCGTATGAGTCCTCAAGAGAAGGAGAAGATATTTGCTATATTAGTGGTGACTATCATTCCTTCTATAGTGCTTTAACTGCTCTCTATCCAGACCATGGATTTGAGAAAATAGTTACCTATGACCCGATAGAGGAGTAA
- a CDS encoding aminotransferase class I/II-fold pyridoxal phosphate-dependent enzyme gives MHIYPDGNCELLKEGIATAKGVLPEQIIVGNGSDEIIKLIGESFLTDGSSLIIGYPSFSEYAFAGHLMGANVVNVPLVDYTYDLKGILAAIDETTKMVVICNPNNPTGTAVGKEALIQFVKLVAFL, from the coding sequence ATGCATATTTACCCAGATGGTAATTGCGAACTTTTAAAGGAAGGTATTGCCACTGCAAAAGGTGTTTTACCTGAACAAATAATTGTGGGTAACGGGTCAGATGAAATAATTAAATTAATTGGAGAAAGTTTTTTAACTGATGGCAGTAGTTTAATTATAGGTTATCCTTCTTTTTCTGAATATGCATTTGCAGGTCACTTAATGGGCGCTAATGTAGTTAATGTGCCTTTAGTTGACTATACTTATGACTTAAAAGGTATTCTTGCTGCTATTGATGAAACAACAAAGATGGTGGTTATTTGCAATCCCAATAATCCAACAGGAACAGCAGTGGGTAAGGAGGCTTTAATACAATTTGTTAAATTGGTAGCATTCCTTTAA
- the rph gene encoding ribonuclease PH, whose product MKNNSALRDVSIKRNVLLYPEGSCLIEVGNTKVLITATIEEKVPPFLEGKLEGWVTAEYSMLPRDNKHRTLRGFTKGKLDGRSAEIKRLIGRSLRAIVNRKALGPRTIILDCVMFYKGDGGTLCASITGAFVALYDACEYLLEKEMIDEMPLNGFLAAVSVGKSKDDYILDLCYEEDVSAIVDLNLVMKDDGELIEIQGTGEGGTFSRNELGQFLDLGEQGIKILIEKQKAALGVAE is encoded by the coding sequence ATGAAAAATAACAGTGCACTAAGAGACGTTAGTATAAAAAGAAATGTTTTGCTTTACCCTGAAGGTTCTTGTTTAATTGAAGTTGGGAATACCAAGGTTCTTATAACGGCTACTATTGAAGAAAAAGTACCTCCTTTTCTTGAAGGAAAATTAGAAGGATGGGTTACTGCTGAATACAGTATGTTGCCTAGGGATAACAAACATAGAACTCTCAGAGGTTTTACTAAAGGCAAACTTGATGGGCGTAGTGCTGAAATAAAGCGATTAATTGGTCGTTCCTTAAGAGCTATAGTAAATAGAAAAGCATTGGGACCGAGAACTATAATTCTAGATTGTGTGATGTTTTACAAGGGGGATGGTGGAACTCTTTGTGCTTCTATTACAGGTGCTTTTGTTGCCTTATATGATGCTTGTGAATATTTACTTGAAAAGGAAATGATTGATGAAATGCCACTTAATGGCTTTTTAGCGGCAGTAAGTGTTGGAAAATCTAAAGATGATTATATTTTAGATTTATGCTATGAGGAAGATGTTTCGGCTATTGTAGACTTGAATTTAGTTATGAAGGATGATGGTGAGTTAATAGAGATTCAAGGCACAGGAGAAGGTGGCACCTTTTCCAGAAATGAGTTGGGTCAATTTCTTGATTTAGGTGAACAGGGTATTAAAATATTAATTGAAAAGCAAAAAGCAGCTTTAGGAGTAGCGGAATGA
- the rdgB gene encoding RdgB/HAM1 family non-canonical purine NTP pyrophosphatase: protein MKFIFTTHNNDKKREIEKLLKDTSFQVYSLADVGFEDEIIEDGNSFLENAKIKATTIYKKYGISTLADDSGICIDFLKGEPGIHSARYGGIGATAEEKNRLILDALKNVPYAKRGAYYVFCLYFIKDEVESFYVEETCEGVISESPAGKGGFGYDPIFYLPEYKQSMAEISLTEKNKISHRGKVFEAFKARIPILFPYD from the coding sequence ATGAAGTTTATTTTTACAACTCATAATAATGATAAGAAAAGAGAAATCGAGAAACTCCTTAAAGATACTAGCTTTCAGGTTTATAGTTTAGCTGATGTAGGTTTCGAAGATGAAATAATTGAAGATGGGAATAGTTTTTTAGAAAATGCTAAAATTAAAGCAACGACTATTTATAAAAAATATGGTATTTCAACTTTGGCTGATGATTCTGGTATTTGTATTGATTTTCTAAAAGGAGAACCTGGAATTCATTCTGCAAGATATGGTGGTATAGGTGCAACAGCGGAAGAAAAAAATAGGCTTATTTTAGATGCATTAAAAAATGTTCCTTATGCTAAAAGAGGTGCTTATTATGTTTTTTGTCTCTATTTTATTAAGGATGAAGTAGAGTCTTTTTATGTGGAGGAAACATGTGAAGGTGTAATTAGTGAGTCTCCGGCTGGCAAAGGCGGTTTTGGTTATGATCCTATTTTCTATCTCCCAGAATATAAGCAATCAATGGCTGAAATTTCATTGACTGAAAAAAATAAAATTAGTCATAGGGGCAAGGTTTTTGAGGCATTTAAGGCAAGAATTCCTATTCTTTTTCCATATGATTAG
- the hemW gene encoding radical SAM family heme chaperone HemW, whose protein sequence is MTNREMLGLYIHIPFCKEKCHYCDFFSFRGKAELMVPYVEALIHEIDSFNNEDLDIDTIYIGGGTPSILMLSSIESIMAHVRAAFRIKDNAEITIEVNPGTVKFDALKAYSAMGINRLSMGAQSFNEKHLKRLGRIHLAKDISSTVKAARAAGFENISLDLIYGLPDETLEELITDIKAGIELGVDHLSLYGLIIEEGTQFFAEYEKGTLNLPAEELLLQMRETGTILLEKAGFRHYEISNYGKKGFFSKHNLIYWQNKNYLGLGADASSYWQGERYKNMDSISGYIAEKKENKSSKLDCYKIGNKEAIEEEILLGLRLIDGINIYEFKKRYDIDLLEMYKEPIRLLKEEGCLKIDNGQLYLTLRGLAISNYCLGMFLC, encoded by the coding sequence ATGACGAATAGAGAAATGCTAGGATTATATATACATATTCCTTTTTGCAAGGAAAAGTGCCATTACTGTGACTTTTTTTCCTTTAGAGGAAAAGCTGAATTAATGGTTCCCTATGTTGAGGCGCTGATTCATGAAATCGATTCATTTAATAATGAAGATTTAGATATAGATACCATATACATAGGGGGAGGGACTCCCTCTATTTTGATGTTGTCCTCTATTGAGTCAATTATGGCTCATGTTAGGGCGGCTTTTAGAATAAAAGACAATGCAGAGATTACAATTGAAGTTAATCCAGGCACTGTTAAGTTTGATGCTTTAAAAGCCTATAGCGCTATGGGCATTAATCGTTTATCTATGGGGGCTCAATCTTTTAATGAAAAACATTTGAAAAGACTAGGTAGAATTCATTTAGCAAAGGATATTAGTTCTACTGTAAAGGCAGCAAGAGCAGCTGGTTTTGAAAATATTTCTTTAGATTTAATTTATGGTCTGCCTGATGAAACTTTAGAAGAACTTATTACAGATATAAAAGCCGGTATTGAATTAGGTGTGGACCATCTATCTCTTTATGGCTTAATTATAGAAGAGGGAACTCAGTTTTTTGCAGAATATGAAAAAGGAACCCTTAATTTACCTGCTGAAGAATTACTTCTTCAAATGAGGGAAACGGGTACCATTTTATTAGAGAAAGCTGGATTTAGACATTATGAAATATCCAATTATGGAAAAAAAGGTTTTTTTTCAAAACATAATTTAATCTATTGGCAAAATAAAAATTATTTAGGTTTAGGGGCTGATGCTAGCAGTTATTGGCAGGGAGAGCGCTATAAAAATATGGATAGTATTTCAGGCTATATAGCTGAAAAAAAAGAAAATAAAAGCAGTAAATTAGACTGCTATAAAATTGGAAATAAGGAAGCTATTGAAGAAGAAATCCTTTTAGGATTACGATTAATAGATGGCATTAATATATATGAATTTAAGAAAAGATATGACATAGATTTGCTAGAGATGTATAAAGAGCCCATTAGGCTTTTAAAAGAAGAAGGTTGTCTAAAAATTGATAATGGACAGCTATACTTGACGCTGAGAGGACTAGCCATTTCCAACTATTGTTTGGGAATGTTTTTATGCTAA
- the lepA gene encoding translation elongation factor 4 translates to MAKIENIRNFCIIAHIDHGKSTLADRLIEYTGAVEKRDMSSQLLDQMDLEQERGITIKLQAVKMKYTSKKGETFLLNLIDTPGHVDFSYEVSRSLAACEGALLVVDASQGIEAQTLANVYLAIDNDLEIIPVINKIDLPSADPERVCAEIEEVIGLDTSNAIFTSAKTGQGTETILEAVVKTVPCPEGHKEGPLKALIFDSHFDAYKGALSYVRVVDGVIKKGMDIQMMSTKHEFEVTEVGVFEPRPKVVTSLDTGEVGYVAASIKKVGDTNVGDTITDSENPAKEALPGYKKAIPMVYCGLYPIDTKQYDDLRDSLEKLQLNDASLIFDPETSAALGFGFRCGFLGLLHMEIIQERLEREYNIQLITTAPSVIFNIYKLDGSVISIDSPSQLPSVTEIDHIEEPMVKGSIMVPSDYVGAVMELCQEKRGRFINMDYLTQERVLITYRLPLGEIIYDFFDQLKSRTKGYASFDYEVIGHEKSNLVKLDILLAGEVIDALSCIVHKDKAYYRGRSLVAKLRKLIPRQLFEVPIQAAIGAKIIARETVKAMRKDVLEKCYGGDISRKKKLLEKQKEGKKRMKQVGRFEVPQEAFMAVLSLDDE, encoded by the coding sequence ATGGCTAAAATTGAGAATATTAGAAACTTTTGTATCATTGCTCATATTGACCATGGTAAGTCAACACTGGCTGACCGACTAATTGAGTATACTGGTGCTGTTGAAAAAAGAGATATGTCCTCACAGCTTTTAGATCAGATGGATTTAGAGCAAGAAAGAGGCATTACAATTAAGTTACAAGCTGTAAAAATGAAATATACAAGTAAAAAAGGAGAGACTTTTTTACTGAATTTAATTGATACCCCTGGTCATGTTGACTTTTCATATGAAGTATCAAGAAGTTTGGCTGCCTGTGAGGGTGCCCTACTTGTTGTAGATGCTTCACAAGGTATTGAAGCCCAAACTTTGGCCAATGTCTATTTAGCTATCGACAATGATTTAGAAATTATTCCTGTAATTAATAAAATAGATTTGCCGAGTGCAGATCCTGAAAGGGTTTGTGCTGAAATAGAAGAGGTAATTGGTCTCGATACAAGTAATGCTATTTTTACATCAGCAAAAACAGGCCAAGGAACTGAAACAATACTAGAGGCTGTTGTTAAAACTGTGCCCTGTCCAGAAGGGCATAAAGAAGGACCATTAAAAGCCCTTATATTTGATTCTCATTTTGATGCTTACAAGGGAGCATTATCCTATGTAAGAGTCGTTGATGGAGTAATTAAAAAGGGCATGGATATTCAGATGATGTCTACAAAACATGAATTTGAAGTTACGGAAGTAGGGGTTTTTGAACCCCGTCCTAAAGTTGTGACTTCCCTTGATACTGGAGAAGTTGGCTATGTGGCTGCAAGTATTAAAAAAGTAGGGGACACTAATGTAGGCGATACTATAACAGATAGTGAGAACCCTGCAAAAGAAGCTTTGCCAGGCTATAAAAAAGCAATACCTATGGTTTATTGTGGTCTTTATCCTATTGATACTAAACAATATGATGATCTTAGAGATTCTTTGGAGAAGTTACAGCTAAATGATGCTTCCTTAATTTTTGATCCTGAGACTTCTGCGGCATTAGGGTTTGGATTTAGATGTGGTTTTTTAGGTCTTCTGCATATGGAGATTATCCAGGAACGATTAGAAAGAGAATATAATATTCAACTTATTACAACAGCTCCAAGTGTTATTTTTAATATTTATAAGTTGGATGGTTCTGTTATTTCTATTGATAGTCCCTCTCAGTTGCCTTCTGTAACAGAAATTGATCATATTGAAGAACCTATGGTTAAAGGCTCAATTATGGTACCAAGCGATTATGTGGGAGCTGTTATGGAGCTTTGCCAGGAAAAAAGAGGCAGGTTTATTAATATGGATTATCTAACCCAAGAGAGAGTACTCATTACTTATAGATTACCATTAGGTGAGATAATATATGACTTTTTTGATCAGTTGAAATCTAGAACGAAAGGCTATGCTTCCTTTGATTACGAAGTAATTGGTCACGAAAAATCAAATTTAGTTAAATTAGATATTTTACTTGCTGGAGAAGTTATTGATGCTTTATCCTGTATTGTGCATAAAGATAAGGCTTACTATAGAGGACGCTCTTTAGTTGCAAAATTGCGTAAGCTGATTCCAAGACAATTATTTGAAGTGCCTATTCAAGCCGCAATAGGAGCCAAAATTATTGCTAGGGAAACTGTTAAGGCAATGCGTAAAGATGTTCTAGAAAAATGCTATGGTGGGGATATTTCAAGAAAGAAAAAATTACTTGAAAAGCAAAAAGAAGGTAAGAAGAGAATGAAACAAGTTGGCAGATTTGAAGTGCCACAAGAGGCATTTATGGCTGTTCTGAGTCTAGATGACGAATAG